In Nymphaea colorata isolate Beijing-Zhang1983 chromosome 5, ASM883128v2, whole genome shotgun sequence, one genomic interval encodes:
- the LOC116254201 gene encoding spliceosome-associated protein 130 A: MYLYSLTLQRATGVVCATHGSFVGGKTQEIVVARGKVLDLLRPDDTGKLQTILSVEVFGAVRSLAQFRLTGSQKDYVVVGSDSGRIVILEYNKERNAFDKVHQETFGKSGCRRIVPGQFLAVDPKGRAVMIGACEKQKLVYVLNRDTAARLTISSPLEAHKSHTLVYSIAAVDCGFDNPVFAAIELDYSEADQDPSGQAANDAQKHLTFYELDLGLNHVSRKWSEPIDNGANLLVTVPGGGEGPGGILVCAENFVIYKNQGHPDVRAVIPRRADLPAERGVLVVSVATHRQKTIFFFLLQTEYGDIFKVTLVHQNDQVSELKIKYFDTIPVTTSMCLLRSGFLFAASEFGNHALYQFKAIGEDPDVESSSATLMETEEGFQPVFFQPRGLKNLGQIDQVESLMPIMDMKVINLFEEETPQIFALCGRGPRSSMRILRPGLAISEMAVSQLPGVPSAVWTVKKNVNDEFDAYIVVSFANATLVLSIGETVEEVSDSGFLDTTPSLAVSLLGDDSLMQVHPNGIRHIREDGRINEWKTPGKKTIVKVGSNRLQVVIALSGGELIYFEMDLTGQLMEVEKHEMSGDVACLDIAPVPEGRQRSRFLAVGSYDNTIRILSLDPDDCMQVLSVQSVSSAPESLLLLEVQASVGGEDGADRPASVFLNAGLQNGVLFRTVVDMVTGQLSDTRSRFLGLRAPKLFSAMVRGRRAMLCLSSRPWLGYIHQGHFLLTPLSYETLEYAASFSSDQCAEGVVAVAGDALRVFTIERLGETFNETAIPLRYTPRKFVLHPKKKLLVMIESDQGAFAAEEREAARKECLEAMGEGNGNANTEQMENGDDEEKEDPLPDEQYGYPKAESGKWASCIRVLEPKSGNTTCLLELQDNEAAFSVCTVNFHDKEYGTLLAVGTAKGLQFCPKKNFMAGFIHIYRFLDDGKSLELLHKTPVDGIPLALCQFQGRLLAGIGPVLRVYDLGKRKLLRKCENKLFPNTIISINTYRDRIYVGDIQESFHYVKYRRDENQLYIFADDSVPRWLTASHHVDFDTMAGADKFGNIYFVRLPQDVSDEIEEDPTGGKIKWEQGKLNGAPNKVEEIVQFHVGDVVTCLQKASLIPGGGECIIYGTVMGSLGAFLPFTSREDVDFFSHLEMHMRQEHPPLCGRDHMAYRSAYFPVKDVIDGDLCEQFPALAPDLQRKIADELDRTPGEILKKLEDIRNKII; the protein is encoded by the exons ATGTATCTCTACAGCCTGACGCTGCAGAGGGCGACGGGCGTTGTCTGCGCGACGCACGGCAGCTTCGTCGGTGGGAAGACGCAGGAAATCGTGGTGGCGAGGGGAAAGGTCCTCGACCTCCTTCGCCCTGATGATACCGGAAAGCTCCAGACCATCCTCTCTGTCGAGGTCTTTGGCGCCGTTCGCTCCCTCGCACAGTTTCGCCTCACCGGGTCCCAGAAGGACTACGTTGTTGTTGGCTCGGATTCCGGCCGCATCGTCATTCTCGAGTATAACAAGGAAAGGAACGCCTTCGACAAGGTCCACCAGGAGACCTTCGGAAAGTCCGGCTGCCGGCGCATCGTCCCCGGCCAGTTCCTCGCCGTCGATCCCAAAGGGCGTGCCGTCATGATCGGCGCCTGCGAGAAGCAGAAGCTTGTCTACGTTCTCAACCGTGATACTGCCGCCCGCCTCACCATCTCCTCCCCTCTTGAGGCCCACAAGTCTCACACGCTCGTCTACTCGATCGCCGCCGTCGATTGTGGCTTCGATAATCCGGTTTTCGCCGCGATTGAGCTCGATTACTCCGAGGCGGATCAGGATCCGTCCGGTCAGGCTGCCAACGACGCCCAGAAGCACCTCACTTTCTACGAGCTCGACCTCGGCTTGAACCACGTCTCCCGGAAGTGGTCTGAGCCCATCGACAATGGCGCCAATTTGCTTGTCACTGTCCCCGGAGGCGGCGAGGGCCCCGGTGGAATACTCGTTTGTGCGGAGAACTTCGTTATCTACAAGAACCAGGGACACCCGGACGTTCGTGCGGTTATTCCCCGGCGGGCAGATCTCCCGGCCGAGCGCGGTGTCCTGGTTGTTTCCGTGGCCACCCACAGGCAGAagaccatcttcttcttcctactACAGACCGAGTATGGGGACATCTTCAAGGTTACCCTGGTGCACCAGAACGACCAGGTGAGCGAGCTCAAGATTAAGTATTTCGACACAATCCCGGTGACGACGTCGATGTGCCTGCTGCGCTCTGGGTTCCTTTTCGCGGCCTCCGAGTTTGGTAACCATGCTCTCTATCAATTTAAGGCAATTGGGGAGGACCCTGATGTGGAGTCGTCGTCAGCTACGCTTATGGAGACAGAAGAAGGGTTCCAGCCCGTGTTCTTCCAGCCGAGGGGCCTTAAGAACCTGGGGCAGATCGACCAGGTGGAGAGCTTGATGCCCATCATGGATATGAAAGTCATCAATCTGTTTGAAGAGGAGACGCCTCAAATTTTTGCACTCTGTGGTCGGGGGCCTCGCTCTTCGATGCGAATTCTCCGACCTGGACTTGCTATCAGTGAGATGGCTGTTTCACAGTTGCCTGGTGTTCCCAGTGCCGTGTGGACAGTGAAGAAGAATGTGAACGATGAGTTTGATGCCTACATTGTGGTCTCCTTCGCAAATGCTACTCTGGTTCTTTCTATTGGAGAGACTGTGGAGGAAGTTAGCGACAGCGGGTTTCTAGATACGACACCTTCTTTGGCGGTCTCGTTGCTGGGAGATGATTCTCTTATGCAGGTTCATCCGAATGGAATCAGGCATATCAGGGAGGACGGGAGGATTAACGAGTGGAAGACTCcaggaaaaaaaacaattgtgaAGGTTGGATCGAACCGGTTGCAGGTGGTAATCGCACTGAGTGGTGGGGAACTCATATATTTCGAGATGGATCTCACTGGTCAGTTGATGGAGGTCGAGAAGCACGAAATGTCAGGTGATGTTGCTTGCTTGGACATCGCACCAGTACCGGAAGGGAGGCAGAGGTCAAGGTTTCTTGCAGTTGGATCGTATGACAACACAATTCGGATTCTTTCACTTGACCCCGATGACTGTATGCAGGTTCTGAGTGTTCAGAGCGTTTCATCTGCGCCAGAGTCGCTTCTGTTGCTTGAGGTTCAGGCCTCTGTTGGTGGAGAGGATGGTGCTGATCGTCCGGCCAGTGTGTTTCTGAATGCAGGGTTGCAGAATGGGGTCCTTTTTAGGACAGTGGTTGATATGGTAACTGGGCAATTGTCTGATACAAGATCTCGGTTCTTGGGGTTGCGAGCACCAAAGCTTTTTTCAGCAATGGTGAGAGGGAGAAGGGCGATGCTCTGCCTTTCAAGTAGGCCGTGGCTGGGATACATTCACCAGGGTCACTTCTTACTGACTCCTCTTTCTTACGAGACTCTTGAGTATGCAGCTTCCTTTTCATCAGATCAATGTGCTGAGGGTGTGGTGGCTGTGGCTGGAGATGCATTGAGAGTGTTCACTATTGAGAGGTTGGGGGAGACATTCAACGAGACGGCAATTCCTTTGAGATATACACCAAGGAAATTTGTTCTTCATCCAAAAAAGAAACTCTTGGTGATGATTGAGAGCGACCAGGGAGCTTTTGCTGCTGAGGAGCGGGAAGCTGCTCGCAAAGAATGCTTGGAGGCAATGGGAGAGGGTAATGGAAATGCTAACACTGAGCAAATGGAGAATGGTGACGATGAGGAAAAGGAGGATCCTCTTCCTGATGAGCAGTATGGTTATCCTAAAGCAGAGTCAGGTAAGTGGGCATCATGCATCAGGGTTCTCGAGCCAAAGAGTGGCAATACAACCTGTCTGTTGGAGCTCCAGGATAATGAAGCTGCATTTAGCGTTTGTACTGTGAATTTTCATGATAAGGAATACGGCACGCTATTGGCTGTTGGGACAGCGAAAGGTTTGCAGTTTTGTCCCAAAAAGAATTTTATGGCAGGATTCATTCACATTTATAGGTTCTTGGACGATGGAAAATCACTTGAACTGTTACATAAGACGCCTGTGGATGGAATTCCTCTTGCCTTGTGCCAGTTTCAAGGTCGTTTACTAGCTGGTATTGGGCCTGTGCTCAGAGTCTATGACTTGGGAAAGAGGAAGCTGCTAAGGAAGTGTGAGAATAAGCTATTCCCTAATACAATTATCTCAATTAACACATACAGAGATCGGATTTATGTTGGTGACATCCAAGAG TCATTCCATTATGTGAAATATAGAAGGGATGAGAATCAGCTGTATATATTTGCAGATGACTCAGTTCCACGGTGGTTGACTGCATCCCACCATGTAGATTTTGACACTATGGCTGGTGCTGACAAATTTGGAAATATATACTTTGTAAGATTGCCTCAAGATGTGTCCGATGAGATTGAGGAAGACCCTACTGGTGGTAAGATTAAGTGGGAGCAGGGCAAGTTGAATGGGGCTCCCAACAAGGTTGAAGAAATTGTTCAGTTCCATGTTGGGGATGTTGTCACGTGCTTGCAGAAGGCATCGCTCATACCTGGTGGTGGCGAGTGCATTATATATGGCACCGTGATGGGTAGCCTAGGGGCTTTTCTTCCATTCACGTCAAGGGAGGATGTAGACTTCTTCTCTCACTTGGAGATGCACATGAGGCAGGAGCACCCACCACTTTGCGGTCGAGATCACATGGCCTACAGATCTGCCTATTTCCCTGTCAAG GATGTGATTGATGGGGATCTATGTGAACAATTTCCAGCATTAGCTCCTGATTTGCAGAGGAAGATAGCAGACGAGTTGGATAGAACTCCGGGAGAGattctaaaaaaattggaagatattagaaataaaattatttga
- the LOC116254483 gene encoding UDP-glucuronic acid decarboxylase 1-like, with protein MPPHSIPFSTKTQKARSWPKFWFNYLLREQRLLFVLVGMLIASTFFMLQPSVSKLGAVESRHSVYPSAVTGVNREEIEGYGYGGSAMVAKNRRVPVGVKSPGRRIVVTGGAGFVGSHLVDRLLDRGDNVIVVDNFFTGRKENVVHHFGNPRFELIRHDVVEPILLEVDQIYHLACPASPVHYKYNPIKTIKTNVMGTLNMLGLAKRIGARFLLTSTSEVYGDPLEHPQKETYWGHVNPIGVRSCYDEGKRTAETLAMDYHRGANVEVRIARIFNTYGPRMCIDDGRVVSNFVAQALRGEPMTVYGDGKQTRSFQYVSDLVDGLIRLMEGEHVGPFNLGNPGEFTMLELAEVVKEIVDPSAKIVFKPNTADDPHKRKPDISKAKELLNWEPKVPLKEGLPLMVTDFRKRVMNDDN; from the exons ATGCCGCCGCACTCGATCCCTTTCTCCACGAAAACTCAGAAGGCCAGATCATGGCCGAAGTTCTGGTTCAATTATCTATTGAGAGAACAGAGGCTTCTCTTCGTCCTCGTCGGCATGTTGATCGCCTCCACGTTCTTCATGCTTCAACCTAGCGTCTCGAAGCTCGGAGCTGTGGAGAGCCGGCATTCTGTCTACCCATCGGCAGTCACTGGAGTGAACCGTGAAGAGATTGAAGGATACGGCTACGGGGGTTCCGCTATGGTTGCCAAGAACAGGAGGGTGCCTGTTGGGGTGAAGAGCCCGGGAAGGAGGATAGTGGTGACTGGCGGGGCGGGATTTGTCGGCAGTCACCTTGTGGATAGGTTGCTTGACAGAGGCGATAATGTCATAGTTGTGGACAATTTCTTCACTGGTAGGAAGGAGAATGTGGTGCACCATTTTGGCAATCCGAGGTTCGAGCTGATCCGACATGACGTGGTTGAGCCCATTCTTTTGGAGGTCGATCAGATCTATCACCTGGCCTGCCCTGCTTCACCTGTTCACTACAAGTATAATCCCATCAAGACTATCA AGACTAATGTAATGGGGACCCTGAACATGTTGGGCCTGGCAAAGAGAATTGGTGCAAGGTTTCTTTTGACAAGTACCAGTGAGGTTTACGGCGACCCACTTGAGCACCCACAGAAGGAAACATATTGGGGCCATGTCAACCCTATAG GTGTAAGAAGCTGTtatgatgaaggaaaaaggaCAGCAGAGACTTTGGCAATGGATTACCATCGAGGTGCAAATGTTGAG gTACGCATAGCTCGAATTTTCAACACATATGGACCAAGGATGTGTATAGATGATGGACGTGTTGTCAGCAACTTTGTTGCTCAG GCCCTCCGTGGGGAGCCAATGACTGTCTATGGTGATGGCAAGCAGACGAGAAGCTTTCAATATGTTTCTGATCTG GTTGATGGATTAATTCGGCTAATGGAAGGGGAGCACGTTGGTCCTTTCAACTTGGGTAACCCTGGAGAGTTCACCATGCTAGAACTCGCTGAG GTTGTGAAGGAGATTGTAGATCCCAGCGCCAAAATTGTATTTAAACCAAATACTGCAGACGACCCTCACAAAAGGAAACCGGATATAAGTAAAGCAAAGGAACTGTTGAACTGGGAACCAAAGGTCCCGCTGAAGGAAGGACTACCCTTGATGGTGACTGATTTTCGGAAGCGTGTCATGAATGATGACAATTGA